In the Primulina eburnea isolate SZY01 chromosome 15, ASM2296580v1, whole genome shotgun sequence genome, AAAAATATGGAGGTACTGACCTAATAATTGTAGTTTTTCCCACTCCTGGAGGCCCGATAAGTAACAAGGAAGCACCCTCCTTGACCAAATCAcgcaataagttggcacttccTGACACTGCACGACCAACTCGGCAAGTCAAACCTATTATGACTCCTTTCCGATTTCTAATTGCACTGATGCGGTGCAAGGTTCTGCTGATTCCTGCTCTATTATCCACTGCGAAATCACCAACCTGTGACAAGTAAGGTCAGCATCAGCAAACTGTAATATTTCGCTAATACATCGTGTGGTATGGGAAAAAATCTTCACTCTTTCTTGAGCTACATGTCGTGATGTCCAGaataaataaaagtttataatcAATAATGAAATCAGTGTAAAActgaaaatgaagaagaaaagccAGGGGAATGAACTGCCCCCGTAACAAAGCCAAGTTCACGAGGTACATCAATGACATGCCGTGACCACTGACCAGAACAAACTATCAAAATCTCGGAAAACCCAAAAAAGCATGAACTGAAAGTTCTCGCCCAGAAAGAAAAAAGAGGAAGCATCAGCTTACCTGTGAAGTTGCGCGTTGAATATCCTCCGCAGTTATCGGGTGGTCTGACAACACGAAATCCCCCGAGGGAAACCTGGCCAATGGCTTCCGGCCCAAGTCCATGACAACCTCGATCAGAAACCGGCGCTCCCGATGCTCGGTCACCTTCCGCCGCATCTCCTCCGGTAAAATATCCAGCAAACGTCCCAGGTCCACATTAAAATCTTCATCATTAAACGTTAAGTTGTAAGAAGAAGACTGGCGTACCAATGAGTGCACTCGAGTAGAGAACGCGAGGTTTCGGGCCGGATCAATACCCGACCCGCGGAAAGTTCTCACAGATTGGCCGCAGTAGAGGAGGGAGGTGAGAATTCGGGTCGGGTTAACGGGAGGCTTGAGGTGGAGCAAGGGAGGAGAGCAAATCATCGGCATTGGTACTTAGGTTCCGGCATGGGAAGTTCTATTTGCCCAGATTATTTGTGGAGCCAGCAAATTCACATAAACTGATGGATTTGGGCTTGAAGCCCGTGTTTCCATTTTCAGCCCAATAAGTACAAATGCGTATAAATTATAAAGCTTTTATCTGTATGTAGAATTGAGGCCCAAAATAAAATTACTCATGTCCAACATACCCAAAACAAATATTACCATATTTGAAGATTAGTTTGAAATGAAGTCTCGGGTTCAAAACATAGTCATAACAAAACTCCTTCTccatcttaaaataaaataaaaaataaaaataaaaaaaccgcTGGGCCGAAAAAAAAGATGCTTTCAAAAAtctgatgacatgagatatttatttataagaaaatatttgattatGAGATTATGAGATAAAGACACAAACCTTCCATCAATGTTGAAAGAGCTGTTTGATATAAAAGTATTAAATAGATGAAGATTGTGTGTATCAGATGTAGGTGTTTGTATGTAGAGCTGTAACACCATAGTAGAACATGCAacagaaaaatatatataatttataatgcAATTAAACTTTTATGAATAAAATAAGACATAATTAATCATTCACAAGTGTATACTTGTGCGTTACTTTAGGAGAAAAGATTCACTAGAAAAAAACTTGTCATtttataaaatcaaaattaaagAATGAAGAAAAACTTAATTCTCTAACAAAATGAAGGAATAAAGTGCATCCAAAACacttataaattaaaataaccaAAACCATAAATACAAAGTTTGTGAAGCTGAAATTTTGTTCGGTAAACAATACACTAATCAACACTGTGATTAGGTGTTGTGTCCGCGTATCTTTGACACTCCACGTCAACACAACAATATGTCTTGACTTGAGCACTTTATCTTTTCGATGTAAATCACCAACTCTCGTGCTTGATCTTCCACGGTGTCTGTTATCCTCTCTCTCTCAATCCCATcatatatatttaactattataaGTTTCATTTGCTTTagagtttattttttaattgaatcctacaagatttgaatacaagcatttcattaataaataaaatctttaaagtaaATCTATCATatctaaaattataaaaaatctaGTTTATAAAAACAAAACTCTATAATTTTAAATGTATAAAAAGTAAAATACAATTAAAGAATATATTATATTCCTTTGAAACGCGACTCTTTCAATTCCCAAATTTCTCAGTTAAGATGCATATGAGGTGAGCATTCGAAGTGAGAAAATTGGAATAGTCTTCAAAGTGTCAGCGTCAGATGTCGGATTTCGTCGAAATTGGAACAAGAGATTTCGatagaaaacaataattgatCAATGGGTAAGCACCGAGTCACTTTGCCTCATTTATTGGTTTCTTATTCTTATTTCAAAGATATTTCCACAAATGTGCTGTCCATTCTATTTCTTGAAGGAATAAATCGATAGTTTCGGAATCAATGACATAATAATATCTTTtggttaaaaaatattatttgttttacacaattattttttttttggtcgATCGAGGTGGGGCGATGTTGTCAAGTAATGGATGCCTTGGAATAAAGGGAGACGGGCAACAGACTTTGGAGTTGATCATAAATTGACGTCATTTTCCCACACAGCACAGCACGAAAGCGACGCATTGAGGAAGACAAGTCGAACGCACATATTAAACAAGGCACTTCATGTCATTTCATAAAGCGAAGCCATCGCATGCGCGTTTTTAGCACTTCCTATTATCCTCACAAACATATTCACGTTCACAACCATCACCTCCTCCTAACAAAAACAGAGGTATAACTAACATAACATCTACGATTGGATTCAAAAAAGCATAGTCTGATTGTgatgagataaaaaaaaattaatctctTTGTTTTTGTTAAGATTgtaacttggacctaactcaacctcaaAGACAAAAagagaggattgtccaagcccatatatacaactcgcAGATTATTTATCCAATCGTCGTGGGATAATTAAAAGTTTTACCAACAAAAAAATTTGGTAAAACAAATTCAGCAAATTGACGATACCACGTGGTCAATTTCCGTGATGAAAAATGGATGGAACAATTCGATCATTTATAATCATTGTATAAGATCTGTCGTTAGGAACTCAGCATCAGTCTTAATCTCCATCTCTATCAAACCTTGATTATTAATTATGTCAAATACTCATCATTAACGTCAAATTTGGTACCATTATCATTAGTATgtttataattttgattttcCTGCATTAAATCCTTTTGTAATATCGAAGATACACACTTCTATCttgtgaaaattaaataaatcttgTATCTTAATCTTTTATAAAAATTACACTAATACCTCATGTACCATATGAAAATATGGCGAGTTTCAGTATTTTGACGTTATCTCATATATCAATTATCAACATGACTAGCGGATAAAAcagttagaaaaaaaaattgatttgctACGGAGTATATTTCAGACTGACTAGACTAGTTCGGACATTATATATTCTAACCAAACGTAGTCGATTTTTAATGGAATTCAAGTATTTGCTTTCTATCaaatttctaaatcaaattccATTGAGGCACGACTATTTGAATAAATGTGAGTACTACATGTTGCAAGATATATCGAATGATAAAGTACAGTAAACTTTCGTAAAAATGAGTTAACTAAATGGTGAAGAAAACACATTAGAGCAAAGCTTAAATAAACCAAACCGACGCATGTATGAAGTACAgtttccttaaaacagatttgtCCCCTCTTGTATGTTCTTCGAGGATTTTTGACTTCTGTTTCCCAAgatacaacggaacaaccagcagtGACTTAGCATGAGGCACTACTACGACGAACTGAAAACATAGCTTCGCTTTATCACCAAAATGTAACGGAGGCCAAATGAAAAGTTGacaatatgaaatgcaagagaatGCTTGAAAGAGATAAGATTTCATATGTTTGATGAAATGAGGAAATGACCACACTATTTATAAGTCCCAAAATACACACAAAGAGTCATACtagattaattaattcaattaatttTCTCATTAACTCAATAATATGAAGAGccaaaaatttttaattaactcaagaatgtggagagCCAAAAGACACTCTCACGTTCATAATATATGCTTTTTATTCAAACTCTAAATTCGATCAAATTTTTAACACTACATTAGACAAAAGCCAACTAAATTTGacagtgatatatatatatatatatatatatatatatatatatatatatatatatatatatatatatatatatatatatatgcaagaCTTATAATAATAAACGAAAAAATTAATTCCAACAATTTATGTAAAATTAGTTTATAGTATTGTATTGATAAACTGATATTGATGTAATAAGCGTGTTGAGGATATTGATAAACTGATATTGATGTAATAAGCGTGTTGAGGAAAATAAACTTTAATCTTAAAAAATGCAACAAGAtgcgataaaaataaaatatatatataaatataaatattacattttgatattttcttataaaatgACAAAACGACCCTCAATCAATGCGTAGTTTACGTGGGACAAATGGAATTTTCAATTTCCATATCATTCCCAGTACCTCCCAACTGAAAACTTAAAtgaaactatatttttttaattttaaaaaatacataaatGAAACCCTTGCTTTCCAAATtaccaacaaaaaaaaaaattagttgggATTTTTATGTGAAATTACAAATcagtgtatttttaaaaaatttatcattattattttatatttatttatttattattattatctgaTAAACGTATAAATAATTGTAATCATAAAAAAATCTGATTAGAAACTGAAATAATTGAGTCTTCAGGAGGAACATGGTTGCTTACTTGCATATCGAAATgaccaaaaaaaatatatcaagtGGTTTTTATTTACTTGCATATACTTCATCATAGTATTCGGAAGTCCCTTGACCCAAAAGTGTTGGAATTCATAAATTGAGATGAAGGGTGTCACGTGGGAGATTAGAGCGTTTTAAATAACAGATATTAATATacccaaaaaatatatataattttggctatgttaattatgctgctaaataaaTGGAGGAAAATTTATGATGATTACGAATGTCAAAATCGATATTGGAAACGAGTCTTTATGGCTATATATTATCCGGTGATGTAGGAAAAGCCACATCACCCATCAATAAGCCACAAAAGGGTGAAAGAGGCCACTTTCAATATGGGGTGGTGGTGGGACGTTGGAGGATTTATACCTCATTCCCGCAAGAAAACACACCAATGATATGACTGAAGCTTCTAAGTAAGCAGCAAATGTTGAAAAAATATATCTTAAATGTTATCCAATGGGGAGAGAAAGGAGTATTTAGTTTgggaaaaaatatttaaaagggTCAAAAGTTGAAACAAGTAGGCAAGATTTTTAACTGTGAATGAATGTCGAAATTGGGTTTTTTGGGTTGGCATTGATTCTTTACAAAAACAGAGGCCCCATTAATGATAACACAGAAAAATTTAATCTCCATTCTGACCCAAACACTGCCACCCTACCCTCATCACTGGCATCAAAGGCCATCTCACAGGAGAGAGGGAGGGAggtagagagagagagagacggGTACTTAAGCCAAAATTATTCTCTTTCTATTTTCTCTTCATTCATTTCTTACTTCAGCTGTTTTGAAAATTATACATTTTCACGAAATTTACTGTTGAGGTTCTTGATTGAGCCTGCTGCTTCATTCGTTGTGGTGGACAATAATTTATCACTCTCTGTTTACCTCTTTTTGATCCTGCAGTTTCTTGCTGGTGGTACAGATTGCAGAGTAGAATAGAGTGTATAGCCCACCGTCAGAAGCAGTGTAAAGTGAGAAATATAGATATGGGTTAGGCTAGAACAGCGGTGGGCTAACTCTTCTGAAGGCTATAGCTTTTATGGTTTAAATGTGATGGAATTGGGGAGGTTGATTTGCAGGGTATTCAGGGGGGAACAGAAGGAGCAGATTATTCAGAAAATTGAGAAGACGGTAAAGCAGAAAGGGGGGCTATGTACTGAGGAAGAAGCCACAGATTGAGAAGAAAAAGTATTTTGAATCAAAAGCTGGAACAAGAAAGTAGGCAGAGCAACAAGGGTTTGAGCCTGGATCCTCAGAGGAATCCTCACCATTATCTTTATCAAAGCCATAATCAAAACCAAGTCACATCAATCTTAAGGAATGTAGTAGAACAAGGAGAAGAGGAGGAGGAGGAACAGGATAGCGCACTAAAGAACCACCAACGCCGCCGCCACCTCCGCCATCATGAACAGCCGGGACCATCCCATTTGCAATCTCAATATCCTTTTGAGCAAAGTCAACCGCTTTATGGAAGATTAGAGCTCACAAACCACCACCACAACCAGCAACCAGGGTCGCCACAACCACCCCCGCAACCACCAAATAAACGTTCTTACTTCCCTTCGTCATCATCCGTGGAGCCTTCTGCTGAACATGCAAGATTGGAAGAAAAAATGGAAGAGCGCAGCCATCACCACCAAACCTCATCGAGATTAGGTCCAAGAAACCCTGGGGGAGAGATAGTAGAGGTACAAGGCGGGCACATTGTGAGGTCCATTGGCAGAAAAGACCGCCACAGCAAAGTTTGCACGGCAAAAGGCCCCAGGGACCGCCGAGTGCGCCTCGCCGCGCATACAGCCATCCAATTCTATGACGTTCAAGACCGCCTCGGCTATGACCGCCCCAGCAAGGCCGTGGATTGGCTCATCAAGAAGGCAAAAGCTGCCATCGACGAGCTTGCGCAGCTGCCTGCCTGGAACCCTATCACCACCTCGGCACCTAATGCAACTTTTGAACAAGATGAATCCCAGGAAACGCTCCAAGAAGACCAGAAAAATCTGGAAGAAGAGCTGCAGCAACGAGAGCTTGGTGTGCACCAGGCTAATTTGGGGATCACTAATACTTCCGGCCCTTCAAGTAAAAGGGCAATGACGATGCTGGGAAGCGAAGATGAGCAGCAAAGCTTGCACCAGAGAGGCAATACGAATGACCCTAATGCACAAAGTGTAAGCTTTTTGCCTCCTTCGTTGGACTCTGATTCAATTGCTGATACCATCAAGTCTTTCTTTCCGATGGGTGCTTCCGCACAACCTAGTTCATCAGATATGCAGTTTCAGAATTTCCCAGCTACGAATTTGATTCAAAGACACAATGGCCTAAGCCAAGATTTACGGCTTTCGTTGCAGTCATTCCAAGATCCAATTTTGCTCCACCACCAAAGTCAACGGCCTCAGCATCATCAGAACCCCAGCCACCACACAGAACATGCTCATTCGCAAGCGCAAGTTCTGCTGAGTGGAATTCCGCTGGGGTATGATGGAACCACTGGTTGGCCTGAGCACCACACGCAGCAGGCAGAATTCAATCGCTTCCAGAGGTTTTCAGGTTGGAATGCCGGTGGAGATAGTGCTGCTGGGAGTGGTGGAGCCGCCACGGCTGCAGGATACTTGTTCAATTCACCACCAGCGCCACAGCCGCTGCTGCAGCAGCTGTTAGGCCAAAATCAGTTTTCTTCACAGAGGGGACCCCTTCAGTCCAGTAACACACCTTCGATTCGTGCATGGATGGACCCATCAGCAATATCAATTGGCACTGCTGATCACAATCAACAGCAACACCATTATCCAGCAGTTTTGCCAATTTATCCATCATCAATGTCTGGCATTGGATTTGCcacaggagttggtggattctCCGGGTTTCATGTTCCTGCACGAATTCAAGGTGATGAAGAGGAGCATGATGGCTATTCTGACAAGCCATCCTCTGCTTCTTCTGATTCTCGTCACTGAGTTATAACTCACCAAATCAAGTAACTCTCTTCTTCCATTAACAGGTAGAATTCTCATATCATTTTTGCAACTTCTCTAACACAAGTGTTTTCCACATTTTCCTCAATGAAATTGGTTTAGAACTCATGACATTTTACTGTTGAATCAAACACACTTACAGGCTTACAAATTGCTAAAGGATAAACCAAGAGCTCGTGTCATTTTCCAAAGCTTCGGCTGTGGGGTGATGTGGAAGTAGTGGAGGAAGTTTGAGTGAGTTCCAACTCGACGGAACCTGCCACTAGGCAAACAATAATCCTGAGTTTATTTTCAGAGTTTTTCATCCCGGTTTGCTACTCCGTGATAGTTGTTtgctttatgctttgatttcatgaCTCAATGTGTGAATGAGCGAGTAGAGCTCAATTTTATTCCATGCCAAATGCTTTACTTCAAGTTTGTTAGACTCGTTATGCTGATGATGTTCCTTTCTTTTGTTGCTTGCTATCTTATTAATTCCCAAAACTTGTAACAGCTTTATAAGCGAGTCTTgttttaattatgttatttatcGATCGGTACTTGATAGAGATGATGCATAAGTGTCAAAATCTGACCCTGTTTGAGTGACAATATTGCATTCCAACATAGATAAAGGCCTGATGAATTTGTATGTGCAAGCCTTCCCTTAACTCTGGTGATGCTGATCTCAGCATCTCAAGTGAGAGAAACAACCAGTCATTTGGGATGAAAAAGAGACTTCATTGGTGGTTTCTTGTTGTTAGCTTACTGCCT is a window encoding:
- the LOC140813477 gene encoding transcription factor TCP4-like — encoded protein: MEERSHHHQTSSRLGPRNPGGEIVEVQGGHIVRSIGRKDRHSKVCTAKGPRDRRVRLAAHTAIQFYDVQDRLGYDRPSKAVDWLIKKAKAAIDELAQLPAWNPITTSAPNATFEQDESQETLQEDQKNLEEELQQRELGVHQANLGITNTSGPSSKRAMTMLGSEDEQQSLHQRGNTNDPNAQSVSFLPPSLDSDSIADTIKSFFPMGASAQPSSSDMQFQNFPATNLIQRHNGLSQDLRLSLQSFQDPILLHHQSQRPQHHQNPSHHTEHAHSQAQVLLSGIPLGYDGTTGWPEHHTQQAEFNRFQRFSGWNAGGDSAAGSGGAATAAGYLFNSPPAPQPLLQQLLGQNQFSSQRGPLQSSNTPSIRAWMDPSAISIGTADHNQQQHHYPAVLPIYPSSMSGIGFATGVGGFSGFHVPARIQGDEEEHDGYSDKPSSASSDSRH